In one window of Streptomyces sp. NBC_00193 DNA:
- a CDS encoding DUF6192 family protein encodes MTQEIEKIGSVGFDRYTEIVAELRKLVETIGRAQFAIGDYALEIEPMRAFRQPEPSEEMFTVRESLLRLSEDIGLSYSVVKNCRWAASKWPKARRRPEVSFTIHRILGRIEDEEERFAAVLTPPEGKARWSVDDAKRKVGWRVENPVTPAEKVSAIHDLARDEAVAATVTSDFLRRPSVVSQVTPEDRIRAAEELVRDDQVAAAVVPDVLRRPSVVSQVTPEQRTRVIEELTRDDHVAATVTTGLLRRPDVAFRAMSDDTARHQVNHAQVERGRQAREDFERTSPVAPAVKRIDRSVEFLDLITACHAFVAASGRVVPGMRDRQLSDDEKVIIHENVARVRATLDWIETAVDTGKVDVDGELARLLQGE; translated from the coding sequence ATGACCCAGGAGATCGAGAAGATCGGGAGTGTCGGGTTCGACCGATACACCGAGATTGTTGCCGAGCTGCGGAAGCTCGTGGAAACCATCGGACGGGCCCAGTTCGCCATCGGGGACTACGCGTTGGAGATCGAGCCGATGCGCGCGTTCCGGCAGCCGGAGCCGAGCGAGGAGATGTTCACGGTCCGGGAGTCGTTGCTCCGGCTCTCCGAGGACATCGGCCTGTCCTACTCGGTGGTCAAGAACTGCAGGTGGGCGGCGTCGAAGTGGCCCAAGGCCCGCCGGCGTCCGGAGGTGTCGTTCACTATCCACCGGATCCTGGGCAGGATCGAGGACGAGGAGGAGAGGTTCGCCGCGGTCCTGACGCCGCCCGAGGGCAAGGCCCGGTGGTCGGTCGACGACGCAAAGCGGAAGGTCGGCTGGCGGGTCGAGAACCCCGTCACGCCAGCGGAGAAGGTGTCCGCGATCCACGACCTGGCCCGGGACGAGGCGGTCGCGGCGACGGTGACCTCGGATTTCCTGCGGCGTCCGTCCGTGGTCTCCCAGGTCACCCCGGAGGACAGGATCAGGGCCGCGGAGGAATTGGTTCGCGACGACCAGGTCGCCGCGGCCGTCGTCCCGGACGTGCTGCGGCGTCCGTCCGTGGTCTCCCAAGTCACCCCGGAGCAGAGGACCCGGGTCATCGAGGAGCTGACCCGTGACGATCACGTCGCCGCGACGGTGACTACGGGCCTGCTGCGCCGGCCGGACGTCGCCTTCCGGGCGATGTCGGACGACACCGCCCGTCACCAGGTCAATCACGCTCAGGTCGAGCGGGGCAGGCAGGCCCGCGAGGACTTCGAGCGCACGAGTCCGGTCGCGCCGGCGGTGAAGCGGATCGACCGCTCGGTGGAGTTCCTGGACCTGATCACCGCCTGCCACGCGTTCGTCGCGGCCTCCGGACGGGTCGTTCCGGGGATGCGGGACCGGCAGCTCAGCGACGACGAGAAGGTGATCATTCACGAGAACGTCGCCCGAGTACGGGCGACGCTCGACTGGATCGAGACGGCCGTTGACACCGGCAAGGTCGACGTCGACGGCGAGCTGGCCCGCCTGCTGCAAGGCGAGTAG
- a CDS encoding RacP protein produces the protein MPRASQRRSPAAHRHADTVRFILFEARPAGLAFNQLVRSSELSPHQARSGLACLRDTIAEQGWPPLIWTRADGYKFCSDPAELQAYEVAVIREKLTEIRRFITGVVAPHTVLQPKGRWVRHLNTQLNSVESTLDVIADYIDA, from the coding sequence ATGCCGCGCGCTTCGCAGCGCCGTTCCCCGGCGGCCCATAGGCACGCCGACACCGTCCGCTTCATCCTCTTCGAGGCACGACCGGCCGGCCTGGCCTTCAACCAGTTGGTCAGGTCGAGCGAGCTCTCGCCGCATCAGGCCCGCTCGGGTTTGGCCTGTCTGCGGGACACCATCGCCGAACAGGGCTGGCCGCCCCTGATCTGGACGAGGGCGGACGGCTACAAGTTCTGTTCCGACCCCGCAGAGCTTCAGGCCTACGAGGTCGCGGTGATCCGCGAGAAGCTCACCGAGATCCGCCGGTTCATCACCGGCGTCGTCGCCCCGCACACCGTCCTACAACCCAAGGGCCGGTGGGTCCGGCACCTGAACACCCAGCTCAACTCCGTCGAGTCCACCCTCGACGTGATCGCCGACTACATCGACGCTTGA
- a CDS encoding IS5 family transposase produces MARRRCYPSDTYDDEWALIEPLLPVPACETIRGGRPEKHPRREIVDAIRYVVDTGCKWRALPKDFPPWRTAYNFMARWAAAGVVGQLRDQLRKRVRRDMGRSPGAVATIIDSQSVKAAETVGKDSRGYDAAKKINGRKRHLVVDTKGLPLFVMVTPADMTDRDAAKEVLFRLRLMHPEITIVWADSAYAGQLVTWAKKYLNLTVKTVSRPKNAVGFVVLPRRWVVERSIAWVMHARRHARDYERLIQHSESLITWAAITLMTRRITRRQSRRATQPASREHTRD; encoded by the coding sequence TTGGCCCGGCGCCGCTGCTACCCCTCGGACACCTACGACGACGAGTGGGCATTGATCGAACCGCTCCTGCCCGTCCCGGCCTGCGAGACGATTCGCGGCGGTCGGCCGGAGAAGCACCCGCGGCGCGAGATCGTGGACGCGATTCGGTACGTCGTCGACACCGGCTGCAAGTGGAGGGCCTTACCCAAAGACTTCCCGCCCTGGCGGACGGCTTACAACTTCATGGCCCGCTGGGCCGCCGCTGGCGTGGTCGGGCAGCTCCGTGACCAGCTCCGCAAACGCGTCCGCCGGGACATGGGCCGCTCCCCTGGGGCGGTCGCCACCATCATCGACTCGCAGTCCGTGAAGGCCGCCGAGACCGTCGGCAAGGACTCGCGCGGCTACGACGCGGCGAAGAAGATCAATGGGCGCAAGCGGCACCTCGTGGTCGACACCAAAGGCTTGCCGCTGTTCGTGATGGTCACCCCCGCCGACATGACCGACCGCGACGCGGCGAAGGAAGTCCTGTTCCGGCTGCGGCTGATGCATCCCGAGATCACGATCGTCTGGGCCGATTCCGCCTACGCCGGACAACTCGTCACCTGGGCAAAAAAGTACCTGAACCTGACGGTCAAGACGGTGAGCCGGCCGAAGAACGCGGTCGGGTTCGTCGTCCTGCCCCGCCGCTGGGTGGTCGAACGCTCGATCGCCTGGGTCATGCACGCCCGCAGACACGCCCGCGACTACGAACGTCTCATCCAACACTCCGAATCACTGATCACCTGGGCCGCGATCACCCTGATGACCAGGCGCATCACCCGGCGACAATCCCGCAGGGCGACCCAGCCGGCATCCCGGGAACACACCCGGGACTGA